In Sphingopyxis sp. FD7, a single window of DNA contains:
- the aroE gene encoding shikimate dehydrogenase — MSKPYAEVIGDPIAQSKSPLIHNFWLDALGIAGDYRRFHVPVDALADYIAGARADADWRGCNVTMPHKQAIMDLVDDPGDIRGTIGAMNTVVRQPDGSVIGTNTDAAGFYAPLAELDLEGAPVAVVGAGGAARAVLFALARAKVGPVTILNRSPLKAMGLLATFGLKGEVAGLDAQLPPVSLLVNSSSLGMTGNPPLDLDLSPLPGDAIVYDLVYSPLRTGLLNAAEARGLATVDGLDMLIGQAALAFELFFGAPPPEGRDDELRALLVA; from the coding sequence ATGAGCAAGCCCTACGCCGAGGTCATTGGCGACCCTATCGCCCAGTCGAAATCGCCGCTGATTCATAATTTCTGGCTCGATGCGCTCGGAATCGCAGGCGATTACCGGCGCTTCCACGTGCCGGTTGATGCGCTTGCGGATTATATCGCGGGGGCCCGCGCCGACGCCGATTGGCGCGGTTGCAACGTGACCATGCCCCATAAGCAGGCGATCATGGATCTCGTCGACGATCCGGGCGACATTCGCGGCACCATCGGGGCGATGAACACGGTTGTGCGCCAGCCCGACGGGTCGGTCATCGGCACCAACACCGACGCTGCGGGCTTCTATGCGCCGCTCGCCGAGCTTGACCTTGAAGGAGCGCCGGTCGCGGTTGTCGGGGCGGGCGGCGCGGCGCGTGCCGTGCTGTTCGCGCTTGCGCGGGCGAAGGTCGGGCCGGTAACGATCCTCAACCGCAGCCCGCTCAAGGCGATGGGCCTGCTCGCCACCTTCGGCCTCAAGGGCGAGGTCGCCGGGCTCGATGCGCAGCTTCCGCCGGTGTCGCTGCTTGTCAATTCGAGCAGCCTTGGCATGACCGGAAACCCGCCGCTCGACCTCGACCTGTCGCCATTGCCGGGCGATGCGATCGTGTACGACCTCGTCTATTCGCCGCTTCGGACCGGCCTCCTCAACGCGGCCGAAGCGCGAGGGCTCGCCACGGTCGACGGGCTCGACATGCTGATCGGCCAGGCGGCGCTTGCCTTCGAGCTGTTTTTCGGGGCGCCGCCGCCTGAAGGCCGCGACGACGAGCTGCGCGCGCTCCTGGTCGCGTAA
- the coaE gene encoding dephospho-CoA kinase (Dephospho-CoA kinase (CoaE) performs the final step in coenzyme A biosynthesis.), protein MSHFKRPHLPLRRPFLLGLTGSIGMGKSTAAAMFEREGVPVFDADAEVHRLQGPGGALVAAIEARFPGTTGPGGVDRQKLGARVLGNTHELAALEAIVHPAVFRAQKRFLARHRARDVVVLDIPLLFEKGGWRRVGAIAVVSAPAWMQRRRVMRRPGMTAAKLKAIRRLQVPDRVKRARADFIIETGRPKSETHRQIRFIASCFHAR, encoded by the coding sequence ATGAGCCATTTCAAGCGCCCGCACCTGCCGCTCCGCCGCCCCTTCCTGCTCGGCCTCACCGGCTCGATCGGCATGGGCAAATCGACCGCGGCGGCGATGTTCGAGCGCGAGGGCGTCCCCGTCTTCGATGCCGATGCCGAGGTGCATCGGCTGCAAGGCCCCGGTGGCGCGCTGGTTGCGGCGATCGAGGCGCGCTTTCCGGGGACGACCGGCCCCGGCGGCGTCGACCGGCAGAAGCTGGGCGCGCGCGTGCTCGGCAATACACACGAACTCGCGGCGCTCGAAGCCATCGTCCATCCGGCCGTGTTCCGCGCGCAGAAACGCTTTCTCGCCAGGCACCGTGCGCGCGACGTGGTGGTGCTCGACATCCCGCTGCTGTTCGAAAAAGGCGGCTGGCGGCGCGTCGGCGCGATCGCCGTCGTCTCCGCGCCCGCCTGGATGCAGCGTCGGCGCGTGATGCGTCGCCCCGGCATGACCGCCGCGAAGCTGAAGGCGATCCGCCGCCTGCAGGTGCCCGACCGCGTCAAACGCGCGCGCGCCGATTTCATCATCGAGACGGGCCGACCGAAAAGCGAAACGCACCGTCAGATTCGCTTCATCGCCTCTTGTTTCCACGCGCGATAG
- the dnaQ gene encoding DNA polymerase III subunit epsilon, producing the protein MREIIFDTETTGFDPRTGDRLVEIGCVELVDRRETGVTFHAYFNPERDMPAAAEAVHGLSSQFLSDKPLFAARVDELLDFFGDAPLIAHNAAFDFGFVNAELERIGRPALDMARMCCTVQMARRLHPGAKHSLDALCTRYGIDRSHRIKHGALLDAELLAHLYIEMTGGRQIGLGLASAAAPTAASTAGPVAPRGPARPFREPRPHMASAAELARHADFVAGLNQPLWLDTV; encoded by the coding sequence ATGCGCGAGATTATTTTCGATACCGAAACCACGGGTTTCGATCCCAGGACGGGGGACCGGCTGGTCGAAATCGGATGTGTCGAACTGGTCGATCGACGCGAAACGGGCGTTACCTTCCACGCCTATTTCAACCCCGAGCGCGACATGCCCGCCGCGGCCGAAGCGGTGCATGGCCTGTCGAGCCAGTTCCTGTCGGACAAGCCGCTCTTTGCGGCGCGGGTCGACGAACTGCTCGACTTTTTCGGTGACGCGCCGCTGATCGCGCATAATGCGGCGTTCGATTTCGGCTTTGTGAACGCCGAGCTCGAGCGGATCGGGCGGCCCGCGCTCGACATGGCGCGCATGTGCTGCACGGTGCAGATGGCGCGGCGACTGCATCCTGGCGCCAAGCACAGTCTCGATGCGCTCTGCACCCGCTACGGCATCGACCGCAGCCACCGCATCAAGCATGGCGCGCTGCTCGACGCCGAGCTGCTCGCGCATCTCTATATCGAAATGACGGGCGGGCGGCAGATCGGCCTTGGCCTCGCATCCGCGGCCGCGCCGACGGCCGCGTCGACAGCGGGCCCGGTCGCGCCGCGCGGTCCGGCGCGACCCTTTCGCGAACCGAGACCGCATATGGCGTCGGCTGCCGAACTCGCGCGCCACGCCGATTTCGTCGCAGGGCTCAACCAGCCGCTGTGGCTCGATACGGTGTGA
- the hpf gene encoding ribosome hibernation-promoting factor, HPF/YfiA family, protein MEIRVSGHQIETGEALQAHVADRMNAIADKYFSRAISAHATFGKGPHDSFQCDIVAHVMQGLVLKGHGQAQDAHVAFEGAADRIEKQLRRYMRRLKDRNNGPAEPSPTIDEIEENASYTVFDPGAEEEEAGDAPAIIAETRVDIPNSSVSDAVMMLDLRNTNALLFVNSKTGAHNMVYRRDDGTIGWVEPR, encoded by the coding sequence ATGGAAATCCGCGTCTCTGGCCATCAGATCGAAACCGGCGAAGCGCTGCAGGCGCATGTCGCGGACCGGATGAACGCGATTGCCGACAAATATTTCTCGCGCGCGATCAGCGCTCACGCGACCTTCGGCAAGGGTCCGCACGACAGTTTCCAGTGCGACATTGTCGCGCATGTCATGCAGGGGCTGGTGCTGAAGGGCCATGGCCAGGCGCAGGACGCGCATGTCGCGTTCGAGGGCGCGGCCGACCGCATCGAAAAGCAGCTCAGGCGCTATATGCGACGCTTGAAGGATCGCAACAACGGACCGGCCGAACCCTCGCCGACCATCGACGAGATCGAGGAAAATGCCAGCTACACTGTTTTCGATCCCGGCGCCGAAGAGGAAGAGGCGGGCGACGCGCCGGCGATCATCGCCGAAACGCGCGTCGACATCCCCAACAGCAGCGTCTCCGACGCGGTGATGATGCTCGACTTGCGCAACACCAATGCGCTGTTGTTCGTCAACAGCAAGACGGGCGCACACAATATGGTCTATCGCCGCGATGACGGCACCATCGGGTGGGTCGAACCACGATAG
- a CDS encoding PTS sugar transporter subunit IIA: MNLSSLLYPATVRAHVQIDSKKALFPFIGDLASRSLGLDAGEVSEALLERERLGSTGFGRGIALPHAKLADLGGVRGLFLQLARPIDFNAVDGLPVDLLFVLLSPLDAGADHLKALAGVSRMLRNDAIAERLRGAKNDEALYALLVDTEARDAA, encoded by the coding sequence ATGAATCTTTCTTCTCTTCTCTATCCGGCGACGGTGCGCGCGCACGTCCAGATCGATTCGAAAAAGGCGCTTTTCCCCTTCATCGGCGATCTCGCCAGCCGATCGCTCGGCCTCGATGCCGGCGAAGTGAGCGAAGCCTTGCTCGAACGCGAACGGTTGGGATCGACAGGATTCGGCCGGGGTATCGCGCTGCCGCACGCCAAGCTGGCCGATCTTGGCGGTGTGCGCGGCCTGTTCCTCCAGCTTGCACGACCAATCGATTTCAACGCGGTCGACGGCCTGCCGGTCGATCTGCTTTTCGTGCTGCTTTCGCCGCTCGATGCCGGCGCTGACCATTTGAAGGCGCTCGCCGGCGTGTCGCGGATGCTGCGCAACGACGCGATCGCCGAACGGCTGCGCGGCGCCAAGAATGACGAAGCGCTTTACGCGCTGCTCGTCGACACCGAAGCGCGTGACGCGGCCTGA
- a CDS encoding DUF1491 family protein — translation MRLKSRFLVDLLLRRTEAAGGFAAVLARGDDTAGVILVQCSDRGEPGPLLERRFSADGKYIWEEVGPADAQDRESRANYRERRRKADPDLWVVELDIADAARLVAEWGALT, via the coding sequence ATGCGGCTCAAAAGCCGTTTCCTTGTCGATCTGTTGCTGCGCCGCACCGAAGCGGCGGGCGGCTTCGCGGCCGTGCTGGCCAGAGGCGACGACACCGCGGGTGTCATTCTGGTCCAGTGCAGCGACCGCGGCGAGCCTGGCCCGCTGCTCGAACGGCGATTTTCGGCCGACGGCAAATATATATGGGAGGAAGTCGGCCCCGCGGACGCCCAGGATCGTGAATCCCGCGCCAATTATCGCGAGCGGCGGCGAAAGGCCGATCCCGATCTGTGGGTCGTCGAACTGGACATCGCAGATGCGGCACGACTCGTCGCGGAGTGGGGCGCGTTAACTTGA
- a CDS encoding cell wall hydrolase — MSRILNVASVAAVGMTAATMLLLAEPGFASDLAADANLPAITLPGAAAPEAQKADLPTEAELPVEEQGDPERDAAPESENTPPVTAASLAALVAATPKPATIDGELRCLAGAVYFESRGESLPGQLAVAHVVINRARSGRFPASLCGVVHQKRQFSFVRGGRMPAIREGAQWDTAVAIAQIALDGSWKNHAPGALFFHARYVSPGWRKTRIAQIDNHIFYR; from the coding sequence ATGAGTCGCATTCTGAACGTGGCCAGCGTGGCCGCCGTCGGCATGACTGCCGCCACCATGCTGCTTCTGGCGGAACCCGGCTTTGCAAGCGACCTTGCTGCCGACGCCAATCTTCCCGCCATCACCCTGCCCGGCGCCGCGGCGCCCGAGGCGCAAAAGGCGGATTTGCCGACCGAGGCCGAGTTGCCCGTCGAGGAACAAGGCGATCCCGAGCGCGACGCCGCCCCCGAAAGTGAAAACACGCCGCCGGTAACCGCGGCGTCGCTCGCGGCGCTTGTCGCCGCGACGCCAAAGCCCGCCACGATCGACGGCGAGCTGCGCTGCCTGGCCGGGGCGGTCTATTTCGAATCGCGCGGCGAATCGCTCCCCGGCCAGCTCGCGGTCGCGCATGTCGTGATCAATCGCGCGCGGTCGGGACGCTTCCCTGCCAGCCTGTGCGGCGTCGTTCACCAGAAGCGCCAGTTCAGTTTCGTGCGCGGCGGCCGGATGCCCGCGATCCGCGAAGGCGCGCAGTGGGACACGGCGGTGGCGATCGCGCAGATCGCGCTCGACGGCAGTTGGAAGAATCACGCGCCGGGCGCGCTTTTCTTTCACGCGCGCTATGTCTCGCCTGGCTGGCGCAAGACGCGCATCGCGCAGATCGACAATCACATCTTCTACCGGTGA
- a CDS encoding DUF4136 domain-containing protein, with protein sequence MRHLSVALPFAAALALGGCATAVPPVEVTRFHSNAVAGWAPGTRYTVDTAPLGDAAAMPGAAAPSLEWSSYRGAVERQLQLQGLVAAPDGARAPLKVRIGFDRATHESVGKRSPVSVGVGGSTGSYGSGVGLGVGINLGGGSRRMVDLQLSVRIDDAATGQALWEGRALTAVPVKAPASQPSLAAAKLAEALFKDFPGESGRTISVP encoded by the coding sequence ATGCGTCATCTTTCCGTCGCCCTGCCCTTCGCAGCGGCGCTTGCGCTCGGCGGCTGCGCCACCGCCGTTCCGCCGGTCGAGGTCACCCGTTTTCACAGCAATGCCGTGGCGGGCTGGGCGCCGGGGACGCGCTACACCGTCGATACCGCGCCGCTGGGCGACGCCGCGGCGATGCCGGGCGCCGCCGCGCCCTCGCTGGAATGGTCCAGCTATCGCGGCGCGGTCGAACGCCAGCTTCAATTGCAGGGCCTCGTTGCCGCGCCCGACGGCGCGCGTGCGCCGCTCAAGGTCCGCATCGGTTTCGACCGTGCGACGCACGAAAGCGTGGGCAAGCGATCGCCGGTGTCGGTCGGCGTCGGCGGTTCGACGGGCAGCTATGGTTCGGGTGTCGGGCTCGGCGTGGGGATCAACCTTGGCGGCGGCTCCAGACGCATGGTCGATCTCCAGCTTTCGGTGCGCATCGACGATGCCGCGACGGGTCAGGCGCTGTGGGAGGGCCGCGCGCTGACCGCGGTTCCGGTGAAGGCGCCCGCCAGCCAGCCGAGCCTTGCCGCGGCGAAATTGGCCGAAGCCCTATTCAAGGACTTCCCCGGCGAATCGGGACGCACTATCAGCGTCCCATGA
- a CDS encoding M14 family metallopeptidase — MTITINAAFDSGNIVVDAIDGTSARLSIRKDRESDFFQWFHFRVACSVGDPLDLAITGLEASAYPDGWPGYAACASYDRESWFRLDTAYDAKVDGGRLTIRHTAEGPLLWIAYFAPYSLERHHDLIASVAECEGVTYRCLGTSLEGQPIDCLEMGSGDIQVWLYARQHPGESMAEWWMEGALEMLTDPADPHARSLRQKCRIHIVPNMNPDGSRRGHLRTNYAGVNLNREWHEPTAERSPEVLCVRNAMDESGVDWAMDVHGDEAIPAVFLAGFEGIPSLKAEQMEKYKAFEAALAANTPDFQLDLGYAESAPGQANLSMSTTQLAERFGAVSMTLEMPFKDNRDLPDPVQGWSPERSKRLAHACLQTLDHIL, encoded by the coding sequence ATGACCATCACCATCAACGCCGCTTTCGACAGCGGCAACATCGTCGTGGACGCCATCGACGGGACGTCCGCCCGCCTGTCGATCCGCAAGGATCGCGAATCGGACTTTTTCCAGTGGTTCCATTTTCGCGTCGCCTGCTCCGTCGGCGACCCGCTCGACCTTGCGATCACCGGTCTCGAAGCCTCGGCCTACCCCGACGGCTGGCCCGGCTATGCGGCGTGCGCGAGCTATGATCGCGAAAGCTGGTTCCGCCTCGACACGGCCTATGATGCCAAAGTGGACGGGGGCCGTTTGACCATCCGGCACACGGCCGAGGGCCCGCTGCTCTGGATCGCCTATTTCGCGCCCTATTCGCTGGAGCGGCACCACGACCTGATCGCATCGGTCGCCGAATGCGAGGGCGTGACCTATCGCTGCCTTGGCACCAGCCTTGAAGGCCAGCCGATCGACTGCCTCGAAATGGGCAGCGGCGATATTCAGGTCTGGCTCTATGCGCGCCAGCATCCGGGCGAGAGCATGGCCGAATGGTGGATGGAGGGTGCGCTCGAAATGCTCACCGACCCCGCCGACCCGCACGCGCGCTCGCTCCGGCAGAAATGCCGTATTCATATCGTGCCGAACATGAATCCCGACGGTTCGCGCCGTGGCCACCTGCGCACCAATTATGCGGGGGTGAACCTCAACCGCGAATGGCACGAGCCGACCGCCGAACGCAGCCCCGAAGTGCTGTGCGTGCGGAATGCGATGGACGAAAGCGGCGTCGACTGGGCGATGGACGTTCATGGCGACGAAGCGATCCCGGCGGTCTTTCTGGCGGGATTCGAGGGCATTCCGTCGCTGAAAGCCGAGCAGATGGAGAAATATAAGGCGTTCGAGGCCGCGCTCGCGGCGAACACCCCCGATTTCCAGCTCGATCTCGGCTATGCCGAATCGGCGCCGGGGCAGGCAAATCTGTCGATGTCGACGACGCAGCTCGCCGAACGCTTCGGCGCGGTGTCGATGACGCTCGAAATGCCGTTCAAGGACAATCGCGACCTGCCCGATCCCGTTCAGGGCTGGTCGCCCGAACGGTCGAAGCGGCTCGCGCACGCCTGCCTCCAGACGCTGGACCATATTTTGTGA
- a CDS encoding GNAT family N-acetyltransferase: MSDAWRIVEDDLSGAAIRALLELHFAGMLANSPAGSCHFLDFDGLRAGDVTFWSIHKDGALAGCGALKMLDAKHGEIKSMRTAAAFLRQGVAARMLGHIIAEARRRGLERLSLETGSGAAFEPAIALYRRYGFEDCEPFADYRPDPFSRFMTRAL; encoded by the coding sequence GTGAGCGACGCCTGGCGGATCGTCGAGGATGATCTGTCGGGCGCCGCGATCCGTGCGCTGCTCGAGCTGCATTTTGCAGGGATGCTCGCGAACTCGCCCGCGGGAAGCTGTCACTTCCTCGATTTCGACGGGCTGCGCGCGGGCGATGTCACCTTCTGGTCGATCCACAAGGACGGCGCGCTCGCGGGCTGCGGCGCGCTCAAGATGCTCGATGCAAAGCATGGCGAGATCAAGTCGATGCGCACCGCCGCGGCCTTTCTGCGCCAGGGCGTCGCTGCGCGGATGCTCGGCCATATCATCGCCGAAGCCCGGCGCCGCGGCCTCGAACGGCTCAGCCTCGAAACGGGGTCGGGCGCAGCCTTCGAGCCCGCGATCGCGCTCTATCGCCGCTATGGGTTCGAGGATTGTGAGCCCTTTGCCGACTATCGGCCCGACCCCTTCAGCCGCTTTATGACGCGCGCTTTGTAA
- a CDS encoding Hsp20 family protein, which translates to MRNSFDWTPYRRSTVGFDRLFDFLETGASSAENYPPFDIEKVADDHFRITVAVAGFKADEIDITAQQNMLTVSGRKAPVAEGEERQLLYSGIATRAFERRFQLADFVRVERADLADGLLTIELVREVPEAMKPHKIAIGGGATPVIEDKKAA; encoded by the coding sequence ATGCGTAACAGCTTTGACTGGACCCCCTATCGCCGTTCGACCGTCGGTTTCGACCGGCTCTTCGATTTCCTCGAAACCGGCGCGTCCAGCGCGGAAAATTATCCTCCGTTCGATATCGAAAAGGTCGCCGACGACCATTTCCGCATCACCGTCGCGGTTGCCGGTTTCAAAGCGGACGAGATCGACATCACCGCGCAGCAAAATATGCTGACCGTGAGCGGCCGCAAGGCACCGGTTGCCGAAGGCGAGGAACGACAGCTGCTCTATAGCGGCATTGCGACGCGCGCGTTCGAGCGCCGCTTCCAGCTCGCCGACTTCGTGCGCGTGGAACGCGCCGACCTTGCCGACGGACTGCTGACGATCGAGCTGGTCCGCGAAGTCCCCGAGGCGATGAAGCCGCACAAGATCGCGATCGGCGGCGGCGCCACGCCGGTGATCGAGGACAAGAAGGCCGCGTAA
- the gpmA gene encoding 2,3-diphosphoglycerate-dependent phosphoglycerate mutase, with amino-acid sequence MPQLILIRHGQSQWNLENRFTGWWDVDVTEKGAAEAWAAGELMKARGVAPDIGFTSVQTRAIKTLNLALEAMGRLWLPVTKDWRLNERHYGGLTGLDKAETAAKHGDDQVRIWRRSFDIPPPPLEAGSEWDLSTDPRYAGIAIPATESLKDTIARVLPYYEAAIVPELAAGKTVLISAHGNSLRALVKHLSGISDADITGLEIPTGQPIVYELNDDLSARERYYLSER; translated from the coding sequence ATGCCCCAGCTCATCCTCATCCGTCACGGCCAGTCGCAGTGGAATCTCGAGAACCGCTTCACCGGCTGGTGGGATGTCGATGTCACCGAAAAGGGCGCGGCCGAAGCCTGGGCTGCGGGCGAATTGATGAAGGCCAGGGGCGTCGCCCCCGACATCGGCTTCACCTCGGTCCAGACGCGCGCGATCAAGACATTGAACCTCGCGCTCGAGGCGATGGGCCGCCTGTGGCTCCCCGTCACCAAGGACTGGCGCCTCAACGAACGCCACTATGGCGGGCTCACCGGACTCGACAAGGCCGAGACCGCGGCGAAACATGGCGACGATCAGGTCAGGATATGGCGCCGCAGCTTCGACATTCCGCCGCCGCCGCTCGAAGCCGGGTCCGAATGGGATCTGTCGACCGACCCGCGCTACGCCGGCATTGCGATTCCCGCGACCGAAAGCCTGAAAGACACGATCGCGCGGGTGCTTCCCTATTATGAGGCCGCGATCGTCCCCGAACTGGCGGCGGGCAAGACGGTGCTGATCTCGGCGCACGGCAACAGCCTGCGCGCGCTCGTCAAGCATCTGTCGGGCATTTCGGACGCCGACATCACCGGCCTCGAAATCCCGACGGGCCAGCCGATTGTTTATGAGCTGAACGACGATCTGAGCGCGCGCGAGCGCTATTATCTCAGCGAACGGTGA
- a CDS encoding DUF3857 domain-containing protein, with protein MRKTGWALLGLALAHVSAKAEETGVKRGPTPDWAVPSALMPVPEGASGLLFVRRQDIVAHLDDRGQAQYLGYRMRILHPNALQLGNISIAWNPVSGPPVVHMINVHRDGATIDVLKNASFEILRREGQLEAAMLDGILTAVLRVPDLRVGDELEVGLTTRSNDPTLAKNDSGMLFLLPSPQPGRFRLGLSWDKGAKPAIRMTPDMAAVAQTGEQRVDFLFDNPATLTPPKGTPTRYQWQRIVEYSDFADWAAVSRHFAPLYVEAARISGKSPLKAEAQRIASAHTRPLDRAAAALKLVQQDVHYIYVGLGNGNLTPATADETWQRRYGDCKGKTALLLGLLAELGIRAEAVVVNNQGHDDGFDERLPNPGLFDHVLVRAQIDGKTYWLDGTLPPVAAPALDPVIDYRWVLPLSLRGSALEKRKWRPADRPDEITLFEIDARAGFDQPARIRNTTITRGIAGLQQYAQLSGLSADQLLTGMRQQLVGSTWQTVEDVKLRYDPKAGASVLTVVGAWEVDWDDDGDGGRSLALPGGGFSPPEKRMRPDDQDQTLPFANKPEFSCAVTTLRFPSTTDAANWTYKSGFDTSIFGQNYYRAFDVRDGSIRMIRGFRVDQIEIDAASALQDNDRIAAFDNSKGWIFYEPTGGASPSPVRTLVPATYDIDWTAADVPCLSPAAINRAAAR; from the coding sequence TTGCGCAAGACGGGATGGGCATTGCTGGGGCTGGCGCTGGCGCATGTGTCGGCGAAAGCCGAGGAGACCGGGGTAAAGCGTGGGCCGACTCCAGACTGGGCGGTTCCCTCCGCCCTGATGCCGGTTCCAGAGGGAGCAAGCGGACTGCTCTTCGTCCGCCGTCAAGATATTGTCGCCCATCTCGACGATCGGGGGCAGGCGCAATATCTGGGCTATCGGATGCGGATACTCCATCCCAACGCCCTGCAACTCGGCAATATTTCGATCGCCTGGAACCCCGTCTCGGGTCCGCCGGTCGTGCATATGATCAATGTGCATCGCGACGGCGCGACGATCGACGTGCTCAAAAATGCGTCCTTCGAAATCTTGCGCCGCGAGGGTCAGCTCGAAGCCGCCATGCTCGACGGCATATTGACCGCGGTGCTGCGGGTACCCGATCTGCGCGTCGGCGACGAACTTGAAGTCGGCCTGACCACCCGGTCGAACGACCCCACGCTGGCGAAGAACGATTCGGGGATGCTCTTTCTGTTGCCCAGTCCGCAGCCCGGCCGGTTCCGCCTCGGGCTGAGCTGGGACAAGGGCGCCAAGCCCGCCATAAGGATGACGCCGGATATGGCGGCTGTGGCGCAAACCGGCGAGCAGCGCGTCGATTTCCTGTTCGACAATCCCGCGACCTTGACGCCGCCCAAGGGCACGCCGACGCGCTATCAGTGGCAACGCATTGTCGAGTACAGCGATTTCGCGGATTGGGCGGCCGTGTCGCGGCATTTTGCGCCGCTGTACGTCGAGGCCGCACGCATTTCCGGGAAGTCGCCGCTCAAGGCCGAAGCGCAACGGATCGCATCGGCGCACACCCGTCCGCTCGACCGTGCGGCTGCCGCGCTCAAACTGGTTCAACAGGATGTCCACTATATCTACGTCGGGCTTGGGAACGGGAACCTGACGCCCGCCACGGCCGACGAAACCTGGCAGCGCCGCTATGGCGATTGCAAGGGCAAGACGGCGCTCCTGCTCGGGCTGCTCGCGGAACTGGGCATTCGGGCCGAAGCCGTGGTTGTCAACAATCAGGGCCATGACGACGGTTTCGACGAGCGGTTGCCCAATCCAGGGCTGTTCGACCATGTGCTCGTCCGCGCGCAGATCGACGGCAAGACATATTGGCTCGACGGGACGCTGCCGCCCGTGGCGGCCCCGGCGCTTGATCCGGTGATCGATTATCGCTGGGTCTTGCCGTTGAGCTTGCGGGGCAGTGCGCTTGAAAAGCGGAAGTGGCGACCGGCCGACCGGCCGGACGAAATTACGTTGTTCGAGATCGATGCACGTGCCGGTTTCGACCAGCCGGCACGGATACGGAATACGACGATTACCCGTGGAATCGCGGGACTTCAGCAATATGCGCAACTATCCGGCCTGAGCGCCGACCAGTTGCTGACGGGAATGCGGCAGCAGCTGGTCGGCAGCACGTGGCAGACGGTCGAAGATGTCAAATTGCGTTATGACCCAAAGGCCGGAGCGAGCGTGCTGACGGTTGTCGGCGCGTGGGAGGTCGATTGGGACGACGACGGCGACGGCGGGCGGTCGCTGGCGCTGCCCGGCGGCGGTTTCAGTCCCCCTGAAAAGCGGATGCGACCGGACGATCAGGACCAGACCCTGCCTTTCGCCAACAAGCCCGAATTCTCTTGCGCCGTGACGACGCTCCGCTTTCCGTCGACGACCGATGCTGCGAACTGGACCTATAAGTCGGGCTTCGACACCAGCATCTTCGGGCAGAATTATTATCGCGCGTTCGACGTTCGCGATGGCTCGATACGGATGATACGCGGTTTTCGCGTCGACCAGATCGAGATCGACGCAGCGAGCGCACTGCAGGATAATGACCGGATTGCCGCTTTCGACAACAGCAAGGGCTGGATATTCTACGAACCGACAGGCGGCGCCTCGCCCAGCCCGGTGCGAACGCTTGTCCCGGCCACCTACGACATCGACTGGACCGCCGCCGACGTCCCCTGCCTGTCGCCCGCCGCAATCAATCGCGCAGCAGCTCGTTGA